CCAGTTCGTCACGACACCGCAAATCCACGACCAGTGCAGCATCAGGTGCAAGAGAATTGCACCAAAGAGAACGCACAGCGTGACAAACTGGATGTCAGTCCAAGCCAAGTAGTCTAATCCCCAAAGCGTCCAACCTTCAGTAGTCGATGGCGAGGGGAACACGTAGCGAACGACGACAGAGACGACACACAACGCCAAAAAGTTAACTAGCATAAACGCATCAAGCCAGAAATTGATATGCGTCTTATTGATTCGTTTCGCCATGCTGCTCTATCCCCAAACGATTGAAATCACTAGCAAATCTATATTAAGTATTCTTGAAGGCTCAAGAAACGGGCGTGGTCATTCTTGCTATTGAGATGAGAGACACGGTTGGAAATCACCCTGGGGGACCTGCCACTCCGATCAGTTATTCTGTCGCCTGTAAATGACATGATCGATCTTATGGGCGGGCATCGTCCAGCTTTACTTTGAGCTCCGAAACTGATCGTATTCAGGATTCGTATCCGCCGCTTTGAAAATTGTTCGGTCCTTCCATAGATCGTAGGTCGCCCTAAGCTGTTCTGCGGACTCAGGGTACTGCCCTTGATCATCGGTTTCGGAGATCCACGACTCGAGAATCTCGCGGTGTCGCTGTAGCTCTCCGGCGTACTCTGGATTCTCAGCGAGGTTGTGCACTTGATGGGGGTCTGCGGCCAAGTCGTAGAGTTCTTCCTTCGGCCGGGTACCGAACCAATGTTGCTGTTGATACTCGTTTAGCTTCCCTGCTTTGTGTAGCCGCTTCAATTCAGTGACTTCTGGGCGGTTGTCGCGATACTGTGCTTGGAGCATTGGACGATCAAGAAAGTAGTTGCGAATGTAGCGCAGCTTCTCGGTACGCACGGTGCGGATTCGATCGATTGTGTAATCGCACCGATCACGTGCCGAAATGATGTGATCGTGTGAACGGAACTTCTCACCGAAGAGATCCTGACCATCGAAGTAGTCGGGTAGAGTCAAGCCCGCAAGAGCAAGCGTTGTTGCTGAGATATCAAGTGCTGAGACTAAATCAGAACGGACTTTTCCTGGCTTAATCGCGGACTGCTTGCCCGCAATCACCAGCGGAATGTGCACGCCCCCCTCGTAGCAGAATTGCTTATGGCGCAGCGAATGGTTGCTGCCGTGATCGGAAAAGAAGAAAATAATCGTCCCTTCATATTGCCTGTCTGCTTTGAGTTGAGCGAGTATCTCCTCGACCTGAGCGTCAGTGCCGCGAACGGAGTTGTAGTGCATCGCCCATGATTCTCGATGCGCTGGCGAGTCAGGGAAATAGGGCGGCAGAGGGACTTCGTCGTCGGCTAGTTTCTCCCCTCGACGGACATGCTTTGCGTTTGCTTTACCTCCCCACAGCATAATCTGGCCGAACCAAGGCTTCGTCTTATCTTCACGGCTATTCCAGGTGTGCTTCGTGAACGAAGTCGAAAACTGAGCTTTGTTGCCCTGCCAGCCATTCATACCTGCGAGGTAATTTGGCTCGGTTCCGACGGAGTAAAGCTGTCTACGGTCGTAATCAAAATTGTAGTCGTCTTTGCCGCTGTTGAAGGTGAAGTATCCTGCTTCGCGTAGGAGTTCGGGGATCGTTTTGATCTCTTTGGGAAGGTGGATCCGCAGACGCTCTGGGACGACTTCACCGTCGGTAGTTCGCGAAGAACGATGCTGATGAGTGCCCGTCGTCGTCTGCATGACACCAGTAATAATCGCGGAACGACTGGCCGAACAGACCGGCGCAGTTGAGTACGCACGGCGAAACAGAACTCCTTCGCTAGCGAGCGCATCAATGGTTGGCGTGTGTTCCTTGTTGACGGGATCGTCGTAGCAACCGAAGAAAGGGGAGAGGTCTTCGCAAAAAATCCAAAGGATGTTTGGTGGTCGCTGATCGTTCGCGGCAAAGCTGACCCTGCACAGGGGCAGGGGCAATATAAGAATGAGCCAGAAGACTTTCGGATAGGTTCTTCGCTTAAATGTCGACACGTGTAGCCCGCCTGCTTGATGGTTCGCGGCGATTGCTTTCGCCAGCTCATGATCATTTGCTACTATAGTACCACTTCGCCATCGGCTTGTAGTCGGCATATCTATTACTCGGGGCCGTGATAATCTGTGGCTGCTTTCCTCAATCTCCTTGCGAATCTCTTCCCACTTTGGGTTCTTGGCTTCTGCCTGGCAGCGTTGGTACATCCTCCGCTGTTCGAGTGGTTCGGGCCGTACCTTGTGCCGGGGTTAGGGGTGATCATGCTAGGGATGGGGCTCACGCTTTCTGCTGGCGACTTCGCCCGTGTGCTCCGCATGCCTCGGCCAATTCTACTGGGATGCATCGCCCAGTTTTCGATCATGCCGCTGCTGGGTTGGTCCATCGCTACGGCACTGGAGCTGCCGAACGAGATCGCCGTCGGCTTGATCCTCGTCTCTTGCTGCCCTGGAGGGACGGCTTCCAACGTCGTGACTTACATCGCCCGTGCGAACCTTGCGCTTTCTCTATTGATGACCATGTGTTCGACATTCGGGGCAATCTTGCTTACACCCTTACTGACGAAGTGGCTGGTGGGGGAGCGATTACCCGTGGATGCGTGGGGGCTGTTTACTTCTACCGTGCAAGTCGTTCTGCTGCCCGTCATCGCGGGTATTGCGTTGCATCATACGGTGCCGAAGATGGTTGAGAAGGTGACAACGATTGCACCACTGGTCAGTGTGATCGTCATCGCTCTCATCTGCGCCAACATCATGGGAAAGAACGCTGAGCTTGTGAAAACTCACGGAACGCAACTGTTAATGGCAGTTGCGGCGTTGCACGCTGGTGGATTCGCGTTAGGCTACTGCGTCTCTTGGGCGTTTGGCTTCGGGGAAATCGTACGACGTACTGTTTCGATCGAAGTCGGAATGCAGAATTCAGGGCTGGGAACGGTGCTAGCGACTAAGCACTTCACGAATCCAACAACCAATGTCTGCTTGGCTGCTGTCCCCTGTGTGATCTCTGCTGTGACGCATTCAGTGATTGGCAGCGTTCTTGCCGTCTGGTGGCGGATGACGGCTAGCGAAGCTGCCGAGCAGGACGACCCTGAGTTAGCAGAGTAAGTGTGCCGATCACTAATACAAGCGATAGCACCGATGGCTCGGGGATGGAGGCTGAGGCGGCAAGCAACGAACTACTTCGGTTCTGTTGCCAGATGAGAAAATCAGCGGCGTCGGAGGAGCCATCTTTGTCCGCGTCGGCCCCTGCATCGGTGCCGTAGGACGATTCCCATTCCGTCAGGTCGAGTTGGTCGATGGAGCCGTCAGCGTTGAAGTCGCCGATAGTCGAAAGGTCACTGACAATAATGAGAGCAGTTGTCACCAATTGCCCGCCACTAGTCGTGAAGTCAACGTACACTTCGTTGTTGCCATCGTTGAGAAACTCGAGAGGGACATCTACCTCGCTGCTGAAGAGCCATGTGTCTAAGTCGTTAAACCCATCCGAACTCGTGGGGGAGACGGTTACCGGGTTGCCGTTGATGTAGATCTGGTAAGTCTGGTTCCAAATGTTGCTCCGCTCCGCAATGCCGACTCGCACACTGGCGGAGACGGCAGCCGTCGTGTCGGCATCGACTTTGATCACCTTCGAGGTTGCGTTTGCCAAGGTAATCGGAGCCTGAACATCGTCGCCGTAGAAGGTGCTCTCAACGACGGAAGTTGTAAAGTCGACTGACTCGTTCAGCGTAAGCGTTAGCTTGGCACCTTCTTCCCCAGTCAGGCTTAGGTTTTGCCAGGATCCTAGAACATTCACGTTGTTCTGATAGATGCCCTCGGTTCCATTCCAAAATACTCGATCAAGCGTTGCGTTGGTTACCGAGGCGTCCCCGACAAGTGCCTGAAGATTGATTAACTCTGTGCTGTTCGTGAGATTGTTGAGAATTACATGCAGTTGGTTGCCATTGCGGAAGGCGACCGATTGCACGTTTTGATTATCAGAATCGATTCCCACGTACTCGCCTTCCACATCATTGAGCATCCGATAGAGGCCAGCGGTGATGGTTTCCTTCCACGTACCGTTGGACTGACGATCCCAAAACGCGTAGTGGGCGCCGTTCTCTTCGGTGGGAGTATTGCCAGTGAACCATTGCGGAGCGACAAATGGAGTTGC
The genomic region above belongs to Lacipirellulaceae bacterium and contains:
- a CDS encoding DUF4405 domain-containing protein, which produces MAKRINKTHINFWLDAFMLVNFLALCVVSVVVRYVFPSPSTTEGWTLWGLDYLAWTDIQFVTLCVLFGAILLHLMLHWSWICGVVTNWYRKRTGATPTSKEDTGIRTIWGVGMLIVILNVLGIGIAAAALSIQGPTP
- a CDS encoding sulfatase — its product is MPLPLCRVSFAANDQRPPNILWIFCEDLSPFFGCYDDPVNKEHTPTIDALASEGVLFRRAYSTAPVCSASRSAIITGVMQTTTGTHQHRSSRTTDGEVVPERLRIHLPKEIKTIPELLREAGYFTFNSGKDDYNFDYDRRQLYSVGTEPNYLAGMNGWQGNKAQFSTSFTKHTWNSREDKTKPWFGQIMLWGGKANAKHVRRGEKLADDEVPLPPYFPDSPAHRESWAMHYNSVRGTDAQVEEILAQLKADRQYEGTIIFFFSDHGSNHSLRHKQFCYEGGVHIPLVIAGKQSAIKPGKVRSDLVSALDISATTLALAGLTLPDYFDGQDLFGEKFRSHDHIISARDRCDYTIDRIRTVRTEKLRYIRNYFLDRPMLQAQYRDNRPEVTELKRLHKAGKLNEYQQQHWFGTRPKEELYDLAADPHQVHNLAENPEYAGELQRHREILESWISETDDQGQYPESAEQLRATYDLWKDRTIFKAADTNPEYDQFRSSK
- a CDS encoding bile acid:sodium symporter family protein, whose amino-acid sequence is MAAFLNLLANLFPLWVLGFCLAALVHPPLFEWFGPYLVPGLGVIMLGMGLTLSAGDFARVLRMPRPILLGCIAQFSIMPLLGWSIATALELPNEIAVGLILVSCCPGGTASNVVTYIARANLALSLLMTMCSTFGAILLTPLLTKWLVGERLPVDAWGLFTSTVQVVLLPVIAGIALHHTVPKMVEKVTTIAPLVSVIVIALICANIMGKNAELVKTHGTQLLMAVAALHAGGFALGYCVSWAFGFGEIVRRTVSIEVGMQNSGLGTVLATKHFTNPTTNVCLAAVPCVISAVTHSVIGSVLAVWWRMTASEAAEQDDPELAE